A part of Streptococcus porcinus genomic DNA contains:
- a CDS encoding cold-shock protein — protein sequence MAQGTVKWFNAEKGFGFISTEEGQDVFAHFSAIQSDGFKTLDEGQKVEFDVEEGQRGPQAVNITKLS from the coding sequence ATGGCACAAGGTACAGTTAAATGGTTTAACGCTGAAAAAGGTTTCGGTTTTATCTCAACTGAGGAAGGTCAAGATGTCTTCGCACATTTTTCAGCAATTCAGTCTGATGGTTTCAAAACTTTAGATGAAGGTCAAAAAGTTGAATTTGATGTTGAAGAAGGTCAACGTGGCCCTCAAGCAGTGAATATCACTAAATTATCTTAA